In a genomic window of Macrobrachium rosenbergii isolate ZJJX-2024 chromosome 44, ASM4041242v1, whole genome shotgun sequence:
- the LOC136829171 gene encoding cuticle protein AM/CP1114-like isoform X2 codes for MKIVILTALAAVALAAPQYGYEAPRGSFRGGDSSEEIPILRDDRDRDDSGRYSVDVETANGIRLTDSGAPGAKGAIAASGSFSYTAPDGTPVSLQYVADENGFQPQSNLLPVAPEFPHPIPQFVLDQIAFAAEEDRRGKSVSAPSGSYSAPRF; via the exons ATGAAGATC GTAATCCTGACTGCTTTGGCTGCTGTGGCTCTGGCCGCTCCCCAGTACGGCTACGAAGCCCCCAGAGGGTCCTTCAGAGGCGGTGACTCCAGCGAGGAAATCCCCATCCTGAGGGACGATCGCGACAGGGACGACTCCGGAAGGTACAGCGTCGATGTCGAGACCGCCAACGGCATTAGACTGACCGACAGTGGCGCCCCTGGAGCTAAGGGAGCCATCGCCGCTTCTGGCTCCTTCTC ATACACCGCCCCCGACGGCACTCCCGTCAGCCTGCAGTACGTCGCCGACGAGAACGGCTTCCAGCCCCAGTCTAACCTTCTGCCGGTTGCCCCTGAATTCCCCCACCCAATTCCCCAGTTCGTCCTGGACCAGATCGCCTTCGCCGCCGAGGAAGACCGCAGAGGCAAGTCAGTCTCAGCCCCCTCAGGATCTTACTCTGCCCCACGATTCTAA
- the LOC136829169 gene encoding cuticle protein AMP1A-like, whose protein sequence is MKFVIISAALAVVAFAAPQYGRGGGDSSEEIPILRDDRDRDDFGRYSVNVETANGIELSDAGSPDGPKGTVVASGFFSYTSPEGVPVQVKYVANENGFQPQSDLLPVAPEFPHPIPQFVLDQIAFAAEEDRRGSSSRSSSGSYN, encoded by the exons ATGAAGTTC GTCATCATCTCAGCCGCTTTGGCAGTTGTAGCCTTTGCTGCGCCCCAGTACGGAAGAGGCGGCGGAGACTCGAGCGAGGAGATCCCCATCCTGAGGGACGATCGCGACCGCGATGACTTCGGGAGGTACAGCGTCAACGTCGAAACCGCCAACGGCATCGAACTGTCCGATGCAGGATCTCCCGACGGACCCAAAGGCACCGTTGTGGCCTCTGGATTTTTCTC ttacaCATCACCCGAGGGCGTTCCAGTCCAAGTGAAGTATGTTGCCAACGAGAACGGCTTCCAGCCCCAGTCTGACCTGCTCCCAGTGGCTCCCGAATTCCCCCACCCAATTCCCCAGTTCGTCCTCGACCAGATCGCCTTCGCTGCCGAGGAAGACAGGCGCGGAAGTTCTTCCAGATCTTCCTCAGGATCATACAACTAA
- the LOC136829170 gene encoding cuticle protein AM/CP1114-like, protein MKFIILATLVAVTLAAPQYGYEAPRGSFRGGDSSEEIPILRDDRDRDDSGRYSVDVETANGIRLTDSGAPGAKGAIAASGSFSYTAPDGTPVSLQYVADENGFQPQSNLLPVAPEFPHPIPQFVLDQIAFAAEEDRRGKSVSAPSGSYSAPRF, encoded by the exons ATGAAGTTC ATCATTCTTGCTACTCTGGTCGCTGTGACCTTGGCCGCTCCCCAGTATGGTTACGAAGCCCCCAGAGGGTCCTTCAGAGGCGGTGACTCCAGCGAGGAAATCCCCATCCTGAGGGACGATCGCGACAGGGACGACTCCGGAAGGTACAGCGTCGATGTCGAGACCGCCAACGGCATTAGACTGACCGACAGTGGCGCCCCTGGAGCTAAGGGAGCCATCGCCGCCTCTGGCTCCTTCTC atacaCCGCCCCCGACGGCACTCCCGTCAGCCTGCAGTACGTCGCCGACGAGAACGGCTTCCAGCCCCAGTCTAACCTTCTGCCAGTTGCCCCTGAATTCCCCCACCCAATTCCCCAGTTCGTCCTGGACCAGATCGCCTTCGCCGCCGAGGAAGACCGCAGAGGCAAGTCAGTCTCAGCCCCCTCAGGATCTTACTCTGCTCCACGATTCTAA
- the LOC136829171 gene encoding cuticle protein AM/CP1114-like isoform X1, whose amino-acid sequence MNMLLQVILTALAAVALAAPQYGYEAPRGSFRGGDSSEEIPILRDDRDRDDSGRYSVDVETANGIRLTDSGAPGAKGAIAASGSFSYTAPDGTPVSLQYVADENGFQPQSNLLPVAPEFPHPIPQFVLDQIAFAAEEDRRGKSVSAPSGSYSAPRF is encoded by the exons ATGAACATGCTTCTTCAGGTAATCCTGACTGCTTTGGCTGCTGTGGCTCTGGCCGCTCCCCAGTACGGCTACGAAGCCCCCAGAGGGTCCTTCAGAGGCGGTGACTCCAGCGAGGAAATCCCCATCCTGAGGGACGATCGCGACAGGGACGACTCCGGAAGGTACAGCGTCGATGTCGAGACCGCCAACGGCATTAGACTGACCGACAGTGGCGCCCCTGGAGCTAAGGGAGCCATCGCCGCTTCTGGCTCCTTCTC ATACACCGCCCCCGACGGCACTCCCGTCAGCCTGCAGTACGTCGCCGACGAGAACGGCTTCCAGCCCCAGTCTAACCTTCTGCCGGTTGCCCCTGAATTCCCCCACCCAATTCCCCAGTTCGTCCTGGACCAGATCGCCTTCGCCGCCGAGGAAGACCGCAGAGGCAAGTCAGTCTCAGCCCCCTCAGGATCTTACTCTGCCCCACGATTCTAA